In Drosophila simulans strain w501 chromosome X, Prin_Dsim_3.1, whole genome shotgun sequence, one DNA window encodes the following:
- the LOC6725765 gene encoding LOW QUALITY PROTEIN: calnexin (The sequence of the model RefSeq protein was modified relative to this genomic sequence to represent the inferred CDS: deleted 3 bases in 2 codons) encodes MDWEIGGNRAATLSMLLASSLLLLSAFKVTDSGREWDDFEDGEMLAYESPVIDAKKFHFADHFDDVEASRKRWVLSEDNKDDNAEEISKYDGIWNWEPPQRRVWANDLGLVLKSKAKHAAIAAPLQKPFEFKSEKPLVVQYEVTVQKGQECGASYLKLLSIGNDTEQVKGFNDKTPYTIMFGPDKCGKDVKMHFIFQHLNGTITEKHSNKPNNSLEELFKDYLPHLYQLVVRPDNSFEIRVDHKIIKEGSLLTDFKPPVNPPAEIDDPNDHKPDSWDEREKIPDPNVHKPENWNENVTLQLPDADMIFDPTATKPEDWDTEIDGEWKAPLVENPVCKKAQSCCTQLNPNYNYIDNPNYQGKWAPRKIANPDFFEDLKPFQMTPISAVGLELWSMSSDIFFDNLIITDDVEVARDFAANSFDIKRRYIDLEWHSIVNKVVELVKANPSGPAIGLLAIVALVALTIWCGSDTYKVQYLDAKKDNAEAKKTDDHQPEFLPIPWREDEQSPKKDGGDTTKKSIQLSATPKKNQKSKAAKNQSSFLDDKVWERGI; translated from the exons ATGGACTGGGAAATTGGAGGTAATCGGGCCGCAACGCTGTCGATGCTCCTCGCCAGCAgtttgctgttgctgagtGCGTTCAAAGTCACCGATTCGGGCCGGGAATGGGACGACTTCGAGGATGGTGAGATGCTGGCCTATGAGAGCCCGGTGATCGATGCGAAGAAGTTCCATTTCGCGGACCACTTCGACGACGTGGAGGCGTCCAGGAAGAGGTGGGTGCTTTCGGAGGACAATAAGGACGACAACGCCGAGGAGATCTCCAAGTACGATGGCATCTGGAACTGGGAGCCGCCGCAGCGCAGGGTTTGGGCAAACGATCTGGGTCTGGTGCTTAAGTCGAAGGCCAAACATGCGGCCATAGCCGCCCCCCTTCAAAAGCCGTTCGAGTTCAAATCGGAGAAGCCGCTGGTGGTGCAGTACGAGGTCACGGTTCAGAAGGGTCAGGAGTGCGGCGCTTCGTATCTGAAGCTTTTGTCCATCGGAAATGACACGGAGCAAGTAAAAGGGTTTAATGACAAGACACCCTATACCATCATGTTTGGACCGGACAAGTGCGGCAAGGATGTGAAGATGCACTTCATATTCCAGCACCTTAATGGCACCATCACCGAAAAGCACAGCAACAAACCAAATAACAGTTTGGAGGAGCTATTCAAGGACTATCTACCCCATCTCTACCAGCTGGTGGTCCGTCCAGATAACAGCTTTGAAATTCGCGTTGACCACAAGATCATCAAAGAGGGTTCCCTGCTGACCGATTTCAAGCCACCAGTTAACCCGCCGGCGGAGATCGACGACCCCAATGACCATAAGCCAGATTCGTGGGATGAGCGAGAGAAGATCCCGGACCCCAATGTCCACAAGCCCGAGAATTGGAACGAGAATGTCACACTACAGCTGCCCGATGCCGACATGATTTTCGATCCAACTGCCACCAAACCCGAAGATTGGGATACCGAAATCGATGGCGAGTGGAAGGCTCCATTGGTAGAGAACCCAGTTTGCAAGAAGGCCCAAAGCTGTTGCACTCAACTCAATCCCAACTACAACTACATCGATAACCCAAACTACCAAGGCAAGTGGGCCCCCCGGAAGATAGCCAATCCAGACTTCTTTGAGGATCTCAAGCCCTTCCAAATGACGCCAATCAGCGCTGTGGGTCTGGAGCTGTGGTCCATGTCCAGCGATATTTTCTTCGACAACCTGATCATCACAGACGACGTGGAGGTGGCCCGTGACTTTGCGGCCAACAGCTTCGACATCAAGCGTCGCTACATCGATCTTGAATGGCACTCAATTGTGAATAAGGTAGTCGAGCTAGTGAAGGCCAATCCCTCGGGCCCGGCCATTGGCCTGCTGGCCATTGTGGCGCTGGTTGCCCTCACCATCTGGTGTGGATCTGATACCTATAAGGTTCAGTACTTGGATGCCAAAAAGGATAATGCCGAGGCCAAGAAGACCGACGACCATCAGCCCGAATTTTTGCCGATTCCGTGG AGGGAGGATGAGCAGAGCCCCAAAAAGGATGGTGGCGATACCACCAAGAAGAGCATACAGCTGTCCGCTACCCCA AAGAAGAACCAAAAGTCCAAGGCGGCGAAGAACCAAAGCTCTTTCTTAGATGACAAAGTATGGGAGAGAGGAATCTAA